In Deinococcus betulae, one DNA window encodes the following:
- a CDS encoding SDR family oxidoreductase — MSSFQPKPLNEQVMVITGASSGIGLSTAREAARRGVRLVLAARSTEALHTLVEEIRRGGGQAVAVVADVSQEADVQRVAQQAIETYGGFDTWVNNAGVGMYGKLEDAQEDDMRRLFDINLWGVVHGSRIALRQLKAHGGVLINMGSVVSEQAIPLQGWYAATKHAVKAFTDALRMELEHDGAPVVVTLIKPGPIDTPFPLNAQNDLPVKPKHVPPVYAPETVARAVLHAASTPTRELYVGGGGKGMAALGTFAPGLTERGMAATVIPGMQTDEPALPPNASILRHATENLRERGDYPGMVQKISLYTEAAAHSRLIGLGLLGLGLAAVAVRSIRHRA, encoded by the coding sequence ATGTCCTCCTTCCAGCCCAAACCTCTGAACGAGCAGGTCATGGTCATTACAGGCGCGTCCAGCGGCATTGGCCTGAGCACAGCCCGTGAGGCGGCGCGCCGTGGCGTGCGGCTGGTCCTGGCCGCGCGCAGCACAGAAGCCCTTCACACCCTGGTCGAGGAGATTCGCCGCGGCGGCGGGCAGGCGGTGGCGGTGGTGGCGGATGTCAGCCAGGAGGCCGATGTTCAGCGTGTAGCGCAGCAGGCTATAGAGACCTATGGCGGCTTTGACACCTGGGTAAACAATGCCGGCGTAGGCATGTACGGCAAACTGGAAGACGCCCAGGAAGACGACATGCGCCGCCTGTTTGACATAAATCTGTGGGGTGTGGTGCACGGCTCTCGCATAGCGCTGCGGCAGCTCAAAGCACACGGCGGCGTCCTGATCAACATGGGCAGTGTGGTGTCAGAACAGGCTATTCCGCTGCAAGGCTGGTACGCCGCCACCAAACACGCGGTCAAGGCCTTTACCGACGCCCTGCGCATGGAACTGGAACACGACGGGGCGCCAGTGGTGGTCACTCTGATTAAGCCGGGGCCTATTGACACGCCGTTTCCCCTGAACGCCCAGAATGATCTGCCGGTCAAGCCCAAGCACGTGCCGCCGGTGTATGCACCAGAAACCGTGGCGCGCGCCGTCCTGCACGCCGCCAGCACGCCTACGCGCGAACTGTACGTGGGGGGCGGCGGCAAAGGTATGGCGGCACTGGGCACCTTCGCGCCAGGCCTGACCGAGCGCGGCATGGCCGCCACCGTGATTCCCGGCATGCAGACCGACGAGCCGGCGCTGCCGCCCAACGCCAGTATCTTGCGGCACGCCACCGAGAACTTGCGTGAACGTGGGGACTACCCGGGCATGGTGCAAAAGATCAGTCTGTATACCGAGGCAGCGGCGCACTCACGCCTAATTGGGCTGGGTCTGCTGGGACTGGGACTGGCCGCTGTGGCCGTTCGGAGTATCAGACACCGCGCTTGA